In the Afipia sp. GAS231 genome, GGAATGTCGATGCAAGTCCGAGACGCTGGCGCTTGTTGATCACGTAACGCACGCAGTCGACCGTCAGCGACAGCTTTCCCGGTGTCGCATTGTGCGACGACGAGATCGAATAAAGCCTGGGCTGCAGAGGTTCCAGCGCCTCGACAAAGGCCTCGGGGTGCGGACGGACGCGCGAAAACTTCTGCAACACCGCCATCACGTCCAGCGTGGCGGCGTCGCCATCGGGGTCTTCGCCTTGCGCCAGCGCGCGCGCCTTCTCGCGCAGCGCGCCGCCGGTGAGGTACGAGATCAGCTCGAACAGCGAGTCCGGCGCCGGAGACAACGAGACATCGTCGAGCAAGACCTCGCGCAATGTCTTGCCCCTCACCGCCGTGGTATGCGACGCGCCGAGCAGCGCGATGACCTGGTCCACCAGGCCGAGATCGTTGCGGGCAAAGATGCCGAAGGAATCTCCGACGACGTAATCGAGTCCGCAGCCGGACAAGTCAAATTCAATATGCCAGGTTTCCTTTTCCGAACCCTTGCCGTTCAGCAACCGGCGCGACAGGAATTTTGCCGGCGCCGGATTGTCTCGCGAGCGTCCCGCTTCCGCGACCACGGCCGGTGCCACGGGCGCGGCTGCCGTTGCCGACGACGGCGATGGTGGCGCTTTGTCGATCTCCTCATAGAGCGACTTCAGCATCCGCGCGGTTTCCTTGCCGCCGGGGACGCAGAGATTGAGGCGCGCTTCGCTCTTGCTGGCGATCGCTTCGGAATAGTTATGGCAGTCGTAGCCGCACTGGCCGCAATCCTGCTGCGCCATCGCCGCCATGAACTTTCGTCGCAACGGGCGGCCTTCGGCGAGCTTCATGCGATCGGCGATCGGCATGGTCTGGTCGTGCCAGGGCGCTTCGCCGTCGTCGCCATCGCCGCCGGCCATGACGGCGGCACCCTCTTCGGCCGACAACGGCGTCGGTGCGTCCGACAACAGGCCGGCAAAGAAGCCGTTCAGCCATGACCGCTGCGCTTCCGAAAACGGCGCGCTGCCCGGAATGATCTCGATCTTCGGCGGGGGCGTGATCTGGTTCATGAGGACACCTCGGCATCGGCGAGCCTGCGCAGCGTCTCGCCGTCATGGCGGCGCGCAAACGAAAGGAAGGTTTCATCGGGCGATGAGCGATGTGCGAGATACGCTTTCAGCAGCCGCTCGACCGCCTGCGGCGCATCCTCGGCCTTGAGATCGTGGAAGACCTCCTGCCCGACATCCGCGTTGGGACCGAAGCCGCCGCCTGCGAACAGATGATACCCTTCGACGGTGTCCTCCTCGCCGACTGGCACCCGCGCCCCGATCAACCCGATATCGCTGATGTAGTGCTGGGCGCAGGAATGGTGGCAACCGGTGAGATGGATGTTGAGCGGCGTCTCGATATTGACCCGCGGCTCGCACCAGTCGCCGATTGCGGCGGCGTGCAGCTTGGTATTGGACGCCGCGAACTTGCAGCCGGCATTGCCGGTGCAGGCGATCAGGCCGGCACGAATCTGCGAGGCCTCGACCGCCAAACCAACCGCCTTGATCGCCGCGATCGCGAGTTCGACATTTTCGTCGCGCACGCCAGGGATCAGCAGGTTCTGCCAGACCGTCAGACGGATATCGCCGTCGCCGAGGTCCTGCGCAATCTTGGCCAATCCGCGCATCTGCTCGCAGGTAACCTTGCCGAGCGGCAGCGCGACGCCGATCCAGTTCAGGCCTTGCTGCTTCTGCATGTGAACGCCGATATGGGCCATGCGGTCGAACGCCGGTCGCGGCGCCAACGCTTCCGCCGGCACCCGCGTAAAGGCCTGCCCGAGCCGCGCTTCGACCAGTTCGAGAAACTTGTCGTGCCCCATCGCGTCGAGGACATACTTCAGGCGCGACTTCTGCCGGTTGGTGCGGTCGCCGGTGTCGATATAGGCGCGGACGATCGCGTCCGACACTTTGGTTGCGTCGGCCGGCTTGACGATGATGTCGCCGTATTTGGCGAAATCGCGGTGACCGGTGATGCCGCCGAGGCCGAGGCGAAACCAGACGCCGGGCTCGACGCCGAAACCGTCCTTCACCTCGACAGCCGAAAACGCGATGTCGTTGGTGTCTTCCAGCACCGCGATCTTGCCGGCGCCGTCGAAGGCGACATTGAACTTGCGCGGCAATCCCGTCAGCGAGCGATCGTTGAGGATGTGGTAGTGCCACTCGCGGGCATAGGCGCGGGTGTCGAGTATTTCCTGCGGATCGATCCCCGCCGTCGGCGTGCCCGTGACGTTGCGGATGTTGTCGGCGCCGGAGCCGCGCGAGCACAGGCCGAGGTCCTGAATACCCTCGATCAACGCCGCCGAATTCTTGAAGGGTATCTCGCGCACCTGCAAATTGGCGCGCGTGGTGACGTGACAGAACGGCCCGCAAAGCTGTTCGGCGAGATCGGCGAGGCCCGCGAACTGCCAGTGCTTCACGATCCCGTTCGGAATCCGCAACCGGCACATGTAGGAGTCTTGCGCCGGCGCGACGTAGAACAGGCCGTAATAGCGCCAGCGAAAATTATCCGCAGGCGACGGCGGCTTGTCGTCGAGCGCCTGCTGCCGTAACCGCGGATAGGCATCGAACGGATGCTCTTCGCGCTTTACCTTCTCCATGTCGGCGAGCTTCTTGCCCGCTGCAACGACCTTGTCCTGGGCCTTGATATGCGCGGCTTCCGGTCCGGTCGGCTCGGCGTTCGCCTTGCTGCCGCCGCCGAGACCACGCCCAACGCGGCTGATCTGCAAGCCCGTGGTGAAGCCTTCGAGATAGCGCTTCTGCTCGTCCGAAAAGTCGACTGAAAGTGTTTCGATTTTCATGGTGCGCGACGAAGCTCCTGCGGCCACGATCGGTGGCAGAACGAAGTTGGTGGGGCGACCGCTTCGAACCCGGCTCAGCGGTTACGCTGGGCCATTTCCGGGAGACGATCCGACCAGCTTCGTTGCTGCGAAAATCCATCTTGGACGTAGGCCAGCCGGCTTCTCCGACGTCTGGCTGCACTGCAACATACAAGTTGCGTGCCACACTGAGTCGATTTGAATACGCAGTTATTTCAGATGGTTATGGGATGGCTTGGGAAACAATGAAGACAAATTCATTGCTGTATGCAAGCAATATGCGCATAAATTAGGCAACTATGCTCGACGCCCAATTTCTTATCAGAAGAAGAGATCAGGCGTTACGGCTTCCAGTGGCCGATCTTGAACGCCGCCAGATGCCCGGCGATGTCGGCCGGGTCAAAGGCAGGCCCGGCAAACGCGCCGACAGCGTCCGAGGGGCCGGCCGCTTTCGCCTGTTGCTGCCCCATGGCGGTGTCGTAGAGATCCGGCCGGAACACGTCCATCGCGGTCTTCAGCGCCTCCGGGCGCATCGCGGTCTGCCCCCATCGCACCATCTGGGCGTAGAGCCAGGCAGCCTGCACCGGATCCGGCCGGGCCGCGCCCTCGCGTCCGACCAGGAGATAACGGCTGCTCTCGCGCCGCGCGCCGTCGGGCGAAACCTTCAGGCGGCCGTCGAGGGTCCGTTGGATCACTTCCGCATCGACCCCAATCCGCTCCGGCTGCGCCAGGATGCGCGCGGCCTCGGCGCGGTTTTCAGGCTGCTCGATGAATACAGCGGCGCGCGCGGCCGCCCGGATCAGGGCTGCCAGCACCTCCGGATTCTTTTCCGACCAGCTCTGCCGAACCGCGAGCACCTTCTCCACGGCACGCTGCAGGATATCGGACACAAAATGCAGGATGTGACCGATGCCGAGATCGACGGCGACCGAGTTCCAGGGCGCGCCGACGCAGAACGCGTCGACATGTCCATTGGCGAGGCTGTCCACCATGTAGGGCGGCGGCAGCACCACGAGGCGAACGTCCTCATCGGGATCGACCCCGCCCGCGGCCATCCAGAAACGAAGCTGGTAGTTATGGGTGGAGAACGGGAATGTCATGCCGAAGGTCAGCGGCTCCGCACCGCTGGCGCGCCGTTTGGCGACGACCCGGGACAGCGCCAGCGCGGTCGCCATCGGATTTGTGGCCTCACCCTCGAGTTCGCCCATGATCGCCGCGTGCAGCGCCGGCGATACCGTAATGGCATTGCCGTTCAGCCCGAGATTGAACGGCGCCACAATGGGAACCTTGACGTGCCCGAGCCCGAGGCTCGAGGCAATCGCCACCGGCGCCAGCAGATGCGCGGCATCGAACAGGCCGATGTTGAGCTTGTCGCGGACGTTGGACCACGACACTTCCCGCACCAACGTGACATCGAGCCCTTCGGCCGCGGCAAACCCCTTGTCGACGGCGATAATCAGCGCGGAGGCGTCAACCAGCGGAATGAAGCCGATGTGGAGCGGTGTGGTCATTTCAGCAACTCCGACGCGGTCAGGATCGACTGCGCGATCTCGCCGATCTTCTTTTTCTCGCGCATCGCGGTGGAGCGCATCAGCACATAGGCCTCGTCCTCGGTGAGGCCCTTCACCTTCATCAGGATTCCCTTGGCGCGATCGATCACCTTGCGTTCCTCGAGCGCGGATTTGGTGCGGTCGAGTTCGTCCTGCAGCTTCGAGAACGCATTGAAGCGGGAGATGCAGAGGTCGAGGATCGGCTTGATCCGCTCCTTCTTCAGGCCGTCGACGATATAGGCGGAAACGCCGGCATCGACGGAGGCCTGGATCGAGGCCGCATCGCTCTGGTCGACGAACATGGCAATCGGCCGCCGAACCGCGCGGCTGACCTGGAACATCTGTTCCAGAACGTCGCGGCTGGGGTTTTCGAGGTCGATCAGGATGACATCAGGATCGAGCGCGTAAATGCGCGCCAAAAGGCTCTGCATTTCGCGGATATGGACGACGCCGGTAAAGCCCGCCTCCCGCAACCCCTCTTCCAGGATGGCCGCGCGGATCGGGCTTTCGTCGACTATGACGATCTTCGGTGACGACTCAGCGCTCATCGATCAACTCTTTACCCGGTCGGGCATCCATAGCACGTCAAGGCCGGCCGCAAAGCCTTGTAATTATGAGCAATTGGGACTAGCTCGGGGAAACCTGCTTCCCGCAAGTCGCAAACGTCCAACGCACAACTTTCTCACCTAGGATGCTCTTAGCGCGCGGCCGGCCAATATATTCCCAGCATGAACGCTGCAAATCCTCCAACCAAGCATCATTACATCCCTGCCTTCTACTTGAGGCGTTGGCTTGGTTCTGATGGCAAGGTAATCGAATTCACCAAGCCGTATCACGACATCGTCGTTAAGCCGATCGTACCCGAGAGGACTGGTTATCAAGAAAGGCTGTATGAGCTGAAGGGCTACGAGCCAGAGCTTGCACAGCAGATCGAGGAAAGCTTCTTCAAGCCTCTCGACACTTGGGCATCTAACGCGCTCGATATGCTCGAGCGCTATGGCCACAACGCTCCTTGGGACGCCGACAGTCGATCCGCATGGACGCGCTTCATCCTTTCACTGCTACTGCGTTGCCCCGAAGATATCGCTCTGTTTCGGGAACGGTGGCACGGAGATTTTGGTCAAACCGATGAAGCTGCCGAGGCGAAGTATCGAGGTGCGCGGAAAGACGGCGACCCAGACACGTTTGCAGAATTCCTCGATCGTCAGCCATTGAGTTTGAAAGAGCGGTATCAATTCAAGGTTCTGCTCAAGCTGATCGACCATGGGGAAATCGGCCAAGAAATGAACAACATGTATTGGCGCGTGCTGCAGACACCGGCCGACGCCCCGACATTGCTGACCTCAGACCGCCCCATCATGCGAACCAGGAACCTCAAAAGGCCCGAGGGGCATATTGCTCTTCCTATAGGTCCAAGGCTGCTCTTCATTGCGTCAGCCGACACCGATTTCCTAAAGCAGCTCCTTAAAGTAGGCCAGCTAAAGCTAGTGAAAGAGGTTAACCGGCAAATTGTCGAGAGCGCCACTAGGTTTGTCTACGGTGTCGACGACAAACAATTTCGCTTTGTGCAGAATCATTTCGGAAAAGCGCCGCAGCCAAGGCTGATGGAGAGCCTGATGAAGGGATAAAGCCTTGTAATTGCGAGAAAATAGGACTAGCTCGTGCCTATCAATCAGGCAGATGTGACATGCAACAGGCCGCCGCGCCCAAAGTCAGCTTTGTATCGCTGGGATGCCCCAAGGCGCTGGTGGATTCCGAGCGCATCATCACGCGGCTGCGCGCCGAAGGCTATGAGCTCGCACGCAAGCATGACGGCGCCGACATCGTCATCGTCAACACCTGCGGCTTCCTCGACAGCGCCAAGCAGGAATCGCTCGGCGCCATCGGCGAGGCCATGGCCGAGAACGGCAAGGTCATCGTCACCGGCTGCATGGGCGCCGAACCCGAGCAGATCGAGGCGGCCTATCCCGGCGTGCTCTCGATCACGGGTCCGCAGCAATATGAGAGCGTGCTGGAGGCCGTGCACCGCGCGCTGCCGCCGGTCCACAACCCGCATCTCGACCTGGTGCCGCCGCAGGGCATCAAGCTGACGCCCAGGCACTACGCCTATTTGAAGATTTCCGAGGGCTGCAACAACCGCTGCAGCTTCTGCATCATTCCGAAACTGCGCGGCGACCTGGTGTCACGCCCGGCGGGTGACGTGCTGCGCGAAGCGGAAAAGCTGGTCACCGCCGGCGTCAAGGAACTGCTCGTTATCTCGCAGGATACCTCGGCCTACGGCGTCGATATCAAATATGCCGAGAGCCCGTGGAAAGACCGCCAGGTCCGCGCCAAATTCTTCGATCTCGCCAAGGAGCTCGGCGAGCTCGGCGCCTGGGTACGGCTGCAATATGTCTACCCCTACCCGCATGTCGACGAGGTCATCGGCCTGATGACCGAAGGCAAGGTTCTGCCCTACCTCGACATTCCGTTCCAGCATGCGAGCCCGGAAGTTCTGAAAGCGATGAAGCGCCCCGCCGCGCAGGAAAAGACGCTGGCGCGGATCAAGAAGTGGCGCGAGGAATGCCCCGACCTGACGCTGCGCTCGACCTTCATCGTCGGTTTTCCCGGCGAGACCGATTCCGATTTTGCGTATCTTCTCGACTGGCTGGAAGAGGCCGAGATCGATCGTCTCGGTTGCTTCAAGTATGAGCCGGTCGCGGGCGCGCCGTCGAATGCGATCGGCAATCCGGTGCCTGACGAACTCAAGCAGGAGCGCTGGAACGCGCTGATGGCGCGGCAGCAGAAAATCTCCGCGCGGCGCCTCAAGCGCAAGGTCGGCACGCGGCAGCAGGTCATCATCGACGAGGTCGGTCCGACCGTCTCGAAAGGCCGCTCCAAGGCCGATGCGCCGCAGATCGACGGTTCGGTCTATCTGTCGAGCCGTCGCCCACTCAAAGTCGGCGAAATCGTCACTGCCAAGATCGAACGCGCCGACCAATACGATCTGCACGGCAGCGTCGCGGGATTCTGAAAGTAGTCTCATCCAGATGTCCGATCACCTGAAAGAAATTCCGCCCGCAGCCCAGTTGCTCGGTCGGGAAATCATTTCGGTCGATCCACAATCCGGCGAGGTGACACTGCGATTCACGGCGAAAGAGGAATTCGCCAACCGCCACGGCACCGTGCAAGGTGGCATGCTGGCGGCGATGCTGGATTCCGCGACCGGCAATGCGATGATGGCGAGATTACCGTCGCATTTGACGGCGGTCACGACCCGCCTCGACACGCAGTTTCTGAAGCCGGCTGCGCTCGGCCCGATCACGGCGACCGCGCGCCTCATTCGCCAGGACGAACGCAACGCCGAGGTGCAGGGTGAACTCACCGACGGCAACGGCATCGTCGTCGCAACCGCCCGCGCCGAATTGCGCCTTCGCGAGCGCAAGGTATCCTGACATCAGCCCGAAACGATCCGTCACCTTGCAAAGCCGCTTGACATCATCAGCCGTTCGGCTGTATGGCCCTCGCCCATGAACCTCAACCGGACCAACCGCCGCGCATCTTTCCGTCGTCGCTCCAGCGACGATGATGGGTTGCGCCGTGTCCGACGAGACAGCTGATTAACTAGATCAGCAACTTTTCGAGAAGGCCGCACCCAAAAAGTGCGGCCTTCTTGCGTTCAAGCCCGCCTCTTCACCAGACCTCGACAGGAGACCAACATGACCAACGCCATCCATCCGTATGACGCGCTGATGAACATCACCGCGCGACCGCCGACCGTCTTCGTCAAGGGAGACGGCGCCTATCTCTGGGACGATAGCGGCAAGCGCTATCTCGATTTCATGCAGGGGTGGGCCGTCAATTGCCTCGGCCACTCGCCGGCCATCGTCGCCGACGCGCTGGCAGCGCAGGCGAAGCAACTGCTGACCCCCAGCCCGGCCTTCTTCAACGGACCGAGCCTGAAACTCGCCAATGCGCTGGTCGCCAACAGCTGTTTCGACCAGGTGTTCTTTGCCAATTCCGGCGCCGAAGCTAATGAAGGCGCGATCAAGCTGGCGCGCAAATTCGGTACGCTTTACAAGGGCGGCGCGCATGAAATCATCACCTTTGTCGGTGGCTTCCACGGCCGTACGCTGGCGACCATGTCGGCATCGGGCAAGAAGGCGTTCGAACCGCTGTTCGAACCCAAGGTGTCAGGCTTCCCGAAGGCGCAGCTCAACGATATCGAGTCCGTCAAGCGACTGATATCGACCAAGACGGTGGCCGTGATGCTGGAGCCGATCCAGGGCGAAGCCGGCGTCTGGGCGGCGACCGATCAATTCCTGCGGCAGTTGCGCGCGCTGACCCAGGAGCGCGGCTTGCTGCTGATCGTCGACGAGATCCAGACCGGCATGGGCCGGACCGGCAAGCTGTTTCACTACGAACATGCCGGCATCGAGCCCGACATCATGACGCTCGGCAAAGGCATCGGCGGTGGCGTGCCGCTGGCGGCGTTGCTGGCCACCGAATATGCGTCCTGTTTCGAACATGGCGACCAGGGTGGCACGTTTAACGGCAATCCGCTGATGTGCGCGGCGGGACTGGCGGTGCTCGAACATGTCGCCGCGCCGGCGTTCTTGAAATCGGCTGTCGAAGCCGGGCTATTTCTGGAAAGCGAGTTGCAAAAGTTGTCGGCGCGGCATGGTCTCGGCGAAGTGCGTGGCCGCGGCCTGTTGCTGGCACTCGATCTCAAGCTGCCGATCGGCGCCTCGATCGTGGCACAAGCGTTTGCGGAGGGCGTGCTGTTGAACTCGCCTCAGCCGGATGCGCTGCGCTTCATGCCGGCGCTCAATGTCTCCAAGGAGGAGATCGCGGACATGATCGGATGTCTGGATACGATCCTGACCAAGGCGGGTGCGGCGCGGATGGTGGCGTAGTTGAGTTCGTCATTCCGGGATGGTCCGAAGGACCAGACCCGGAAGTTCGAGATTCCGGGTTCGATGCTACGCATCGCCCCGGAATGACCTGCCCAAACCTACGGCCTTAAAATCGCGGCCCCCGTGGTCGCCCTGCCCTCGAGCTCGATATGCGCCTTCGCCGCATCCTTCAGCGCGTAGGCGTGATTGATCGGCACATGGAGCTTGCCGTTGATGACGGCGGCGAACAGCGTGTCGGCGCCTTCGAGCAATTCCTTGCGGGTGCCGACATAGTCGTTGAGCTTCGGCCGCGTCGCGAACAGCGAACCGTGGTTGTTGAGTTCGGCGAGCGCGAACGGCGGCACCGGGCCCGACGCGTTGCCAAAACTCACGAACAGTCCGCGTGGCTTGAGACAGGACAGCGAGCCCGGAAACGTGGTCTTGCCGACGCCGTCATAGACGACGTCGCAGAGTTCGTTGCGGCTGATCTGCTTGACCCGGTCGACGAAATTTTCCTCGTTGTAGAGGATGACATGGTCGCAGCCATTGGCGAGCGCGAGATCGGCCTTGGCCTTGGAGCCGACCGTCCCGATGACATGCGCCCCCATCGCGCGCGCCCACTGGCAGGCGAGCAGGCCGATGCCGCCGGCCGCCGCATGGATCAGCACGCGGTGGTGCGGCTCGACCTTGAAGGTCTTGTGCAGGAGATACCAGACCGTCAGTCCCTTGAGCATCAGGACGGCGCCCTGCTCGTAAGTGATGTGGTCGGGCAGCTTTACGAGTTTGTCCGCGGGAATCACCCGCTCGGACGCGTAGCCGCCGAGATTGAAATAGTAGGCGACGCGGTCGCCGAGGTGGAAATTGGTGACGCCTGGTCCAACCTCAATCACTTCGCCCGCGGCCTCATTGCCGGCGATGAACGGCAGGCTGGGTGCCTTATAGAGGCCGGTGCGGAAATAGACGTCGATGAAGTTGAGGCCGACGGCGTGCTGGCGGATGCGAACCTCGCCCGGTCCGGGCGCCGCGACCACCACGTCCTCATACACGAGCGCTTCCGGGCCCCCCACCTTGTGCACCCGCACGGCCTTGGTCATGACGGTTCTCTCCCTCGGTATTTCCTTGAACGCCGACCTTCGAAGCGAAAGCCATCGCCGCTGCGTTGTCAACTCGCCGGCCGAAGCCGGCTAATTGGCAGCCCTCTTACGGTTGCGCTTGACGAGCACATTGAACATTTCGACGGTGGCCGAGAACGTGATGGCAAAGTAGATGTAACCGCGTGGAATGTGGAACTTGAATCCGTCCGCCACCAGCGCCACGCCGATCAGCACCAGAAACGCCAGCGCCAGCATTTTCGTGGTCGGATGTTCAGCCACGAACCGCGCCACCGGGCCGGACGAGACATACATAATGATGCAGGCGATCACGACGGCGGCGATCATGATTGCGAGATCCTGCGCCATGCCGATCGCGGTGATGATCGAGTCCAGCGAGAACACCATGTCGATGACGATGATCTGGACGATCACCCAGAAGAACGCGCTGGCCTTGCCGGCGCCTTCGGGCTCCGCGTCGCGCGCCTCGACTTCGGCGTGAATTTCGTGGGTCGCCTTGGCGATCAGGAACAGTCCGCCGCCGATCAGGATGATGTCGCGCCAGGATAGCGCCACGCTCTTCACGGTCAGAACCGGCTCGGTCAGGCCGATCAGCCAGACCAGCAGGCTGAGCAGGATGATGCGGAACACCAGCGCCAGCAGCAGGCCGATCTGACGGGCGCGCTTGGCCTGGGCTGCCGGAATCCGCGAGACGATCACCGACAGGAAGATGACGTTGTCGATCCCGAGCACGATCTCCAGCGCCGTCAGGGTCAGCAACGCCGCCCACGCTTCCGCGCTGGTCAGTAATTCCATCATGCCTTGAACGCCTTGATTCGCCTGATGACGGCATCGCTGCCGACGATATAGGCGGCGATGAAACAGAGCCCGGCTGTGATGGGAACGCCGACATTGAAATCACAGGCCAGCGTGTAGATCGCGAGCCCGGCCCATACCGCCAGCAGCCACAGCGTCAGCCAGCGCAGCCGCACCACGCGAACCGGATGCAGCGTGTGAAACGGCGCGAACGTCAATACGATCAGGACCGCGATGCCGAGGCTGGACCAAACCGGCGGCCAGTGCAGCAGGAACAGATAGAACGCCGCCGCATTCCACAACGCCGGAAAGCCGCGAAAATGATTGTCCGATACCTTCATGCGCTTGTCGGCGAAATACAGCGCCCCTGACACCACGACGCCGATACCGAGCAGCGGCGCCGCCAGCGGCAGCAGCAGCCCGCTCGCCGTAATCGCATAGGCCGGAACGAAGACGTAGGTGACGAAATCGACGACGAGGTCGAGCACCTCGCCCGACCAGTTCGGCTGCAAGCGCACCACATCGAGCTTGCGCGCGATCGGCCCGTCGATGCCGTCGACGATCAGTGCCACGCCAAGCCAGCCGAACATGTTGGCCCAGTGCTCGCGCACGGCTTCCAGCATCGCGATCAGCGCAAAGCCGGCGCCCAGCGCCGTGAAGACATGCACGCCGAATGCGGCGAGCCGCATCCGGGCCGATCCCGGGGCTGAAATGGGCTGACTGATCTGGTTCATTGTCCGGGCAGTGCTATCAGGAATCGCCGTGATTTGCATATCCGCGCTTGCGGCGTTCCGCCGCGCAAACCAGTGGAAACAATTATGCCGGTTAACGCCTTGAAAATGCATTCGAGAACGTCAATTGTCCCGGGATGAACGATACATCGCCAATTTATGACACCGTTGTGATCGGCGGCGGTCCGGCGGGATTGACCGCGGCCATTGCGCTGGCCGGGACCGGTGCACGAACCGCCCTGCTCGCCCGCCGCACGCCCTATGCCGACAATCGCACCACCGCGCTGCTTGGCGCGTCCGCCGACCTGCTCGAACGCCTCGAGGTCTGGCCGCGCTGCCGGGACAAGGCCGCCACCTTGCAGACCATGCGCTTGGTCGACGACACCGGCCGGCTGATCCGTGCGCCGGAGGTGCGGTTTTCCTCCAAGGAAATCGGGCTCGAACAGTTCGGCTACAACATCGACAACCGTTCGCTGATAGCAGCACTCGAGGAACGCGCCGGCGAATTGTCCAACCTGACACGCCACGACGACGAGGCCGCAGCGATCGAGCCTGATGACGCGGCGGTTACGATCCGCACCAGCCGGGGGCAGGTTCTGACGGCACGGCTGGTGGTCGGCGCCGATGGTCGGCAGTCGCCTTCCCGCGCCGCCGCCGGCATCGACGTTATCAGGCGCGACCTGCATCAGTCGGCGCTGACGTTTAACATCGCCCATTCGCATCCCCACAACAACATCTCCACCGAGTTCCACACGCCGCAGGGCCCGTGCGTGTTCGTGCCGCTGCCCGGCAACCGCTGCAGCGTGGTGTGGGTGCAGGCCACGAAGGAGGCCGAACGGCTGATGGCACTCGGCGACGACGAACTGTCCGAGGCCGCCGAAAAGCAATCGCACTCCATCCTCGGCCGCGTTCAGGTTGAGGCCGGACGGAATGTCTTTCCGCTGACGATCGAGAGCCCGAAGCAATTCGCCAGCCATCGCGTCGCGCTGGTCGGTGAATCCGCCCATGTGCTGCCGCCGATCGGCGCACAGGGCCTCAACATGGGACTGCGCGACGCCGCCGATCTCGCCGAGATCGCAGGGAATGCGATGTCGCTGGGCGAAGATCCCGGTTCGCCGCAGGTATTGGCACGCTATCAATCAGCCAGGCGCGCCGACGTCGCCAGCCGCACGATCGCGATCGACATCGCCAACCGCTCGTTGCTCAGCGACTTCATCGCCGTGCAGTCGCTGCGCGCGGCCGGCCTGCATCTGCTCAGCTCATTCGGCCCCTTGCGGCGACTGGCGATGCGCGAAGGGCTGGCGCCCTCATGGAAACGGGTGAGCTAGGCGCAACGCCGGACTGGGGATGCGAGATGGTCGCCAGCGACAGCTTTGCCGATTTCCTGCGCGAGCAACTCGCGCCGTTGGGCCGCGTCGCGATGCGGCGCATGTTCGGCAAGACCGGCGTCTTCTGCGACGGGCTGATGTTCGCCATGGTCACCGACGATACGCTTTACTTCCGGGTCGACGACCACAACCGGGAGGCCTTTAGGGAGGCCGAGTCGTTTTCGCCGCTCAGCTACGAAAAGAACGGCGAAACCATCGATCTCTCGTTCTGGCGCGCGCCGGAGCGGCTATTCGATCAACCCGAAGAGCTGGTGAGCTGGGCGCACGAAGCCATGGGCGCGGC is a window encoding:
- a CDS encoding sulfite reductase subunit alpha: MNQITPPPKIEIIPGSAPFSEAQRSWLNGFFAGLLSDAPTPLSAEEGAAVMAGGDGDDGEAPWHDQTMPIADRMKLAEGRPLRRKFMAAMAQQDCGQCGYDCHNYSEAIASKSEARLNLCVPGGKETARMLKSLYEEIDKAPPSPSSATAAAPVAPAVVAEAGRSRDNPAPAKFLSRRLLNGKGSEKETWHIEFDLSGCGLDYVVGDSFGIFARNDLGLVDQVIALLGASHTTAVRGKTLREVLLDDVSLSPAPDSLFELISYLTGGALREKARALAQGEDPDGDAATLDVMAVLQKFSRVRPHPEAFVEALEPLQPRLYSISSSHNATPGKLSLTVDCVRYVINKRQRLGLASTFLSERINPGDELKVYVQKAHGFALPEDTKTPIIMVGPGTGIAPFRAFLHDRRATGAPGKNWLFFGHQRSDCDFFYADELNGMKTSGLLTRLSLAWSRDGDKKFYVQDRMREVGREVWTWLAEGAHVYICGDAKRMAKDVERALVDIVAQFGARSTDEAILFVADLKKRGRFQQDVY
- a CDS encoding NirA family protein, producing the protein MKIETLSVDFSDEQKRYLEGFTTGLQISRVGRGLGGGSKANAEPTGPEAAHIKAQDKVVAAGKKLADMEKVKREEHPFDAYPRLRQQALDDKPPSPADNFRWRYYGLFYVAPAQDSYMCRLRIPNGIVKHWQFAGLADLAEQLCGPFCHVTTRANLQVREIPFKNSAALIEGIQDLGLCSRGSGADNIRNVTGTPTAGIDPQEILDTRAYAREWHYHILNDRSLTGLPRKFNVAFDGAGKIAVLEDTNDIAFSAVEVKDGFGVEPGVWFRLGLGGITGHRDFAKYGDIIVKPADATKVSDAIVRAYIDTGDRTNRQKSRLKYVLDAMGHDKFLELVEARLGQAFTRVPAEALAPRPAFDRMAHIGVHMQKQQGLNWIGVALPLGKVTCEQMRGLAKIAQDLGDGDIRLTVWQNLLIPGVRDENVELAIAAIKAVGLAVEASQIRAGLIACTGNAGCKFAASNTKLHAAAIGDWCEPRVNIETPLNIHLTGCHHSCAQHYISDIGLIGARVPVGEEDTVEGYHLFAGGGFGPNADVGQEVFHDLKAEDAPQAVERLLKAYLAHRSSPDETFLSFARRHDGETLRRLADAEVSS
- a CDS encoding CmpA/NrtA family ABC transporter substrate-binding protein is translated as MTTPLHIGFIPLVDASALIIAVDKGFAAAEGLDVTLVREVSWSNVRDKLNIGLFDAAHLLAPVAIASSLGLGHVKVPIVAPFNLGLNGNAITVSPALHAAIMGELEGEATNPMATALALSRVVAKRRASGAEPLTFGMTFPFSTHNYQLRFWMAAGGVDPDEDVRLVVLPPPYMVDSLANGHVDAFCVGAPWNSVAVDLGIGHILHFVSDILQRAVEKVLAVRQSWSEKNPEVLAALIRAAARAAVFIEQPENRAEAARILAQPERIGVDAEVIQRTLDGRLKVSPDGARRESSRYLLVGREGAARPDPVQAAWLYAQMVRWGQTAMRPEALKTAMDVFRPDLYDTAMGQQQAKAAGPSDAVGAFAGPAFDPADIAGHLAAFKIGHWKP
- a CDS encoding ANTAR domain-containing response regulator — its product is MSAESSPKIVIVDESPIRAAILEEGLREAGFTGVVHIREMQSLLARIYALDPDVILIDLENPSRDVLEQMFQVSRAVRRPIAMFVDQSDAASIQASVDAGVSAYIVDGLKKERIKPILDLCISRFNAFSKLQDELDRTKSALEERKVIDRAKGILMKVKGLTEDEAYVLMRSTAMREKKKIGEIAQSILTASELLK
- a CDS encoding DUF4238 domain-containing protein; its protein translation is MNAANPPTKHHYIPAFYLRRWLGSDGKVIEFTKPYHDIVVKPIVPERTGYQERLYELKGYEPELAQQIEESFFKPLDTWASNALDMLERYGHNAPWDADSRSAWTRFILSLLLRCPEDIALFRERWHGDFGQTDEAAEAKYRGARKDGDPDTFAEFLDRQPLSLKERYQFKVLLKLIDHGEIGQEMNNMYWRVLQTPADAPTLLTSDRPIMRTRNLKRPEGHIALPIGPRLLFIASADTDFLKQLLKVGQLKLVKEVNRQIVESATRFVYGVDDKQFRFVQNHFGKAPQPRLMESLMKG